Proteins co-encoded in one Arachis hypogaea cultivar Tifrunner chromosome 13, arahy.Tifrunner.gnm2.J5K5, whole genome shotgun sequence genomic window:
- the LOC112732306 gene encoding protein OS-9 homolog, producing MKALFLLLISHIFLSHIFGEHIFPANIGSTFGGGSSREPKYKIEFHSEESPYHPDDDQESIVMPDKNGQKFICYLPRVEKEKSGKPVIQQNVSSMIVETEKRAKQKTPDELLEVLNGPCFVRQEGWWSYEFCYKKKLRQLHLEDDKVVQEFVLGVYDPEATAAYNQNLSDISTLKDPRSKDASQRYHAHQYTNGTTCDLTSKPRETEVRFVCSEPRAMISSITEISTCKYAITIQCPTLCKHPLFQEERPVWHTIDCNALPKDYKDDDKVRVENRDMEIVMVTDSETNYSE from the exons ATGAAAGCACTTTTCTTGCTCCTGATATCTCACATCTTCTTAAGCCATATCTTCGGCGAACACATCTTCCCTGCAAATATCG GTAGCACATTTGGTGGAGGCAGCTCTCGTGAACCGAAATACAAGATCGAATTTCATTCAGAAGAATCCCCTTATCATCCT GATGATGATCAGGAGTCTATTGTCATGCCGGACAAAAATGGACAGAAGTtcatttgttacttgcctagGGTTGAAAAGGAAAAAAGTGGAAAGCCTGTTATCCAGCAAAATGTTAGCAGCATGATTGTTGAAACTGAGAAAAGGGCTAAACAGAAGACACCAGACGAATTGCTAGAAGTTTTGAATGGTCCATGCTTTGTCAGA CAAGAAGGTTGGTGGTCATACGAATTTTGCTACAAAAAGAAGTTGCGACAGCTACATTTGGAGGATGATAAG GTGGTCCAGGAGTTTGTATTGGGAGTTTATGACCCAGAGGCTACAGCTGCCTATAACCAAAATCTCTCTGACATTTCTACGTTAAAGGATCCTCGCTCAAAAGATGCATCTCAAAG GTATCATGCTCATCAATATACTAATGGAACTACCTGTGATCTTACAAGTAAACCACGAGAGACTGAG GTGAGGTTTGTATGCTCAGAACCCAGAGCAATGATAAGTTCAATCACTGAAATTTCCACTTGCAAATATGCAATTACGATTCAGTGCCCTACATTATGCAAGCACCC ATTGTTTCAAGAGGAGAGACCAGTATGGCACACCATTGATTGTAATGCTCTCCCAAAGGATTACAAGGATGATGATAAAGTTAGAGTAGAAAACAGAGACATGGAGATAGTTATGGTTACAGATTCTGAAACTAATTATTCAGAGTAA